DNA from Methanomassiliicoccales archaeon:
CATCATGCTGATGCCCACCACAACTAGTGCTGGGGCGGCGGCCATGCCCAGGAAGCCCGAGGGAATGCCGGCGAAGAAGGGTGTCAAGGCCAGCATTCCCAGGAACAGAAGTCCGGCCACCACTGCCGTCCTTCCGGTACGTCCGCCCTGCTCGATCCCCGTGGCGGACTCGATGAACACCCCGGTGGTACTGGTGCCGAAGACTCCGGCCATCACCGTGGCGGCGGCGTCCACCCGCACCACCTTGTCCATCCCGGGCAGTTTCCCTTTCTCGTCCAGGAATCCCGCTTTGCCCCCTAGTCCAAGCACCGTGCCGGCAGTATCCAGGAAGTCCATGAGGAACATGACCAGGATTATCGGCAGTAAGGTGAGGTTGAGCGCCCCGACCACGTCCATTTTGAAAAGGACCTCTCCCCAGTCCGGTATAGGGCCGAACAGTGAAGGCACCTCCGTGGGGAGGGTTGTGCCGTATCCGAGACCGCCCAGGACGAAGCCCAGAACGAGCGTCACCGCCATTCCCAGAAGGACGGAGCCGACCACTTTCTTGATGTGCAGGTAGAGGGTGATGGCTATGCCGATGAGCACCACGATCACCTCCGGTCGGGCCAGATCACCTATGGCCAGGGGCGCACCGGGAACTCCCGGCAGGGAGATGCCCGCATTGGCCAGCCCGATGAACAGGAGGAAAAGACCGATCGCCACTCCCCAGGTCGCGGAAAGGAACGGGGGGATCGCATCCAACAGGGTCTTGCGCAGTCCGGAAAGGGAAAAGAGCAGGAAAAGTAATCCCGCGATGAACACCGCGCCCAAGGCCACGTTCCAGGTGACGCTCAGGGCGATGACCACGGAATAGGCAAGGAAGGCGTTCTCGCCCATGTACGGAGCGAGAGCGAATGGCCGTTTGGCG
Protein-coding regions in this window:
- a CDS encoding NCS2 family permease, whose product is MAGETALKLDDRREIIAGATIFMTMAYIIIVNPVILSAAGIPFGPAMVATIMVAGIATLACGLYAKRPFALAPYMGENAFLAYSVVIALSVTWNVALGAVFIAGLLFLLFSLSGLRKTLLDAIPPFLSATWGVAIGLFLLFIGLANAGISLPGVPGAPLAIGDLARPEVIVVLIGIAITLYLHIKKVVGSVLLGMAVTLVLGFVLGGLGYGTTLPTEVPSLFGPIPDWGEVLFKMDVVGALNLTLLPIILVMFLMDFLDTAGTVLGLGGKAGFLDEKGKLPGMDKVVRVDAAATVMAGVFGTSTTGVFIESATGIEQGGRTGRTAVVAGLLFLGMLALTPFFAGIPSGFLGMAAAPALVVVGISMMSPIKKIDFEDMTEAIPAVLTIAFMLFTFNIGFGLAIGLISYPLAMAASGRRKELSRLSWLLFALGALLFVIYPYH